A window of the Apostichopus japonicus isolate 1M-3 chromosome 8, ASM3797524v1, whole genome shotgun sequence genome harbors these coding sequences:
- the LOC139971513 gene encoding uncharacterized protein isoform X2, whose protein sequence is MEKKMMSLQNSQDPDGFYEMDELEGLLRDEDFDDKDTESDGSEEVIYQHSPHYLSYERKRYLQGLPAKSLIRQIVKRWEDEGSPLPFYLFWPWSFIRNFLYSIFLMGWLAVTVAAFWPVIRMMLFPGTCVDDGVQRDWWLDGSILKVHLDPGSSLTLYSDKAELESLREYDVNCIYLSSPHWWAGILSANEPSTCAKTVDTIQKLSDACRLHEIKLMMGIYISTSKALLENQAQVDLCNNATSAADGPVDLSVSASEVEDEEFIYHFLINAGISGFYIADSDELTPGEINKVIDTITLVKNHSSTNILFGMNHNPDARFPPEFAFTGVNLNTSMFTLAETLSKSIDGHLEEVPLSSTLWDMSREDDEEESKKDVFDDNLRLLQLLLPGIPMLDSVDLETKTDAAGSNVPSPARVLLSLREQSLALQQGEFSLLKENKHLKKNVFAMLRSFQEEKRYLVIWNFNNATVSLDFHLLSIEGRWVFRSVTSSDYNTVRLRNIDNVQPLEFGVIELP, encoded by the exons ATGG aaaaaaaaatgatgtccTTACAAAATTCACAAGATCCTGATGGGTTCTACGAGATGGATGAACTTGAGGGACTTCTCAGGGATGAGGACTTTGACGATAAGGATACTGAGAGTGACGGTTCCGAAGAGGTCATTTATCAGCATAGTCCACATTATCTCTCCTACGAGCGTAAAAGATACCTGCAAGGTCTTCCAGCCAAAAGTCTGATCAGGCAAATAGTCAAGAGATGGGAAGATGAAGGATCACCTTTACCCTTCTACCTATTCTGGCCATGGTCTTTCATCAGGAATTTCCTGTATAGTATTTTCCTTATGGGATGGTTAGCAGTGACCGTGGCTGCTTTCTGGCCAGTCATTCGAATGATGCTGTTCCCAGGGACCTGTGTAGATGATGGCGTACAGAGGGACTGGTGGCTGGATGGATCCATTCTTAAAGTTCATCTAGATCCTGGTTCATCTCTGACACTTTACAGTGACAAAGCAGAATTGGAATCACTCAGGGAGTACGACGTGAATTGTATTTACCTGTCCTCACCACACTGGTGGGCAGGCATTCTCTCAGCTAATGAACCATCTACTTGTGCCAAGACTGTTGATACCATCCAGAAACTATCAGATGCTTGCAGACTCCATGAAATTAAGTTAATGATGGGCATCTACATCTCAACATCTAAGGCACTACTTGAG AATCAAGCTCAAGTCGATCTCTGTAACAATGCTACATCTGCTGCGGATGGTCCCGTGGATCTCTCTGTATCGGCAAGTGAAGTGGAGGATGAAGAATTCATCTACCATTTCCTAATCAATGCAGGAATCAGTGGGTTCTACATAGCAGACTCTGATGAACTGACTCCAGGCGAAATAAACAAAGTTATAGATACCATCACACTGGTCAAGAATCACAGCAGTACTAATATCTTATTCGGCATGAACCACAACCCTGATGCCAGATTTCCTCCAGAATTTGCATTTACAGGTGTCAATTTGAACACATCGATGTTTACATTGGCAGAGACTTTAAGCAAGTCGATCGACGGCCATCTTGAAGAGGTTCCGTTATCATCGACACTGTGGGACATGTCGAGGGAAGATGATGAAGAGGAAAGCAAGAAAGATGTCTTTGATGATAACTTGAGACTTCTCCAGCTACTTCTACCTGGTATTCCTATGCTGGATTCTGTAGATCTTGAAACTAAGACAGATGCTGCCGGTAGTAATGTT CCAAGTCCAGCAAGAGTTCTCCTGTCCCTCCGTGAACAATCTTTGGCATTGCAACAAGGAGAGTTCTCCCTGCTgaaggaaaacaaacatttgaagAAGAACGTTTTTGCAATGCTGAGAAGTTTTCAAGAAGAGAAGCGATACCTAGTCATCTGGAATTTTAACAATGCTACCGTCAGTTTAGACTTTCATCTATTATCCATAGAAGGCAGGTGGGTGTTCAGGTCCGTGACATCATCAGATTATAACACCGTTAGACTGAGAAATATCGATAACGTTCAGCCATTAGAATTCGGTGTAATTGAATTACCCTGA
- the LOC139971513 gene encoding uncharacterized protein isoform X3, which produces MMSLQNSQDPDGFYEMDELEGLLRDEDFDDKDTESDGSEEVIYQHSPHYLSYERKRYLQGLPAKSLIRQIVKRWEDEGSPLPFYLFWPWSFIRNFLYSIFLMGWLAVTVAAFWPVIRMMLFPGTCVDDGVQRDWWLDGSILKVHLDPGSSLTLYSDKAELESLREYDVNCIYLSSPHWWAGILSANEPSTCAKTVDTIQKLSDACRLHEIKLMMGIYISTSKALLENQAQVDLCNNATSAADGPVDLSVSASEVEDEEFIYHFLINAGISGFYIADSDELTPGEINKVIDTITLVKNHSSTNILFGMNHNPDARFPPEFAFTGVNLNTSMFTLAETLSKSIDGHLEEVPLSSTLWDMSREDDEEESKKDVFDDNLRLLQLLLPGIPMLDSVDLETKTDAAGSNVPSPARVLLSLREQSLALQQGEFSLLKENKHLKKNVFAMLRSFQEEKRYLVIWNFNNATVSLDFHLLSIEGRWVFRSVTSSDYNTVRLRNIDNVQPLEFGVIELP; this is translated from the exons atgatgtccTTACAAAATTCACAAGATCCTGATGGGTTCTACGAGATGGATGAACTTGAGGGACTTCTCAGGGATGAGGACTTTGACGATAAGGATACTGAGAGTGACGGTTCCGAAGAGGTCATTTATCAGCATAGTCCACATTATCTCTCCTACGAGCGTAAAAGATACCTGCAAGGTCTTCCAGCCAAAAGTCTGATCAGGCAAATAGTCAAGAGATGGGAAGATGAAGGATCACCTTTACCCTTCTACCTATTCTGGCCATGGTCTTTCATCAGGAATTTCCTGTATAGTATTTTCCTTATGGGATGGTTAGCAGTGACCGTGGCTGCTTTCTGGCCAGTCATTCGAATGATGCTGTTCCCAGGGACCTGTGTAGATGATGGCGTACAGAGGGACTGGTGGCTGGATGGATCCATTCTTAAAGTTCATCTAGATCCTGGTTCATCTCTGACACTTTACAGTGACAAAGCAGAATTGGAATCACTCAGGGAGTACGACGTGAATTGTATTTACCTGTCCTCACCACACTGGTGGGCAGGCATTCTCTCAGCTAATGAACCATCTACTTGTGCCAAGACTGTTGATACCATCCAGAAACTATCAGATGCTTGCAGACTCCATGAAATTAAGTTAATGATGGGCATCTACATCTCAACATCTAAGGCACTACTTGAG AATCAAGCTCAAGTCGATCTCTGTAACAATGCTACATCTGCTGCGGATGGTCCCGTGGATCTCTCTGTATCGGCAAGTGAAGTGGAGGATGAAGAATTCATCTACCATTTCCTAATCAATGCAGGAATCAGTGGGTTCTACATAGCAGACTCTGATGAACTGACTCCAGGCGAAATAAACAAAGTTATAGATACCATCACACTGGTCAAGAATCACAGCAGTACTAATATCTTATTCGGCATGAACCACAACCCTGATGCCAGATTTCCTCCAGAATTTGCATTTACAGGTGTCAATTTGAACACATCGATGTTTACATTGGCAGAGACTTTAAGCAAGTCGATCGACGGCCATCTTGAAGAGGTTCCGTTATCATCGACACTGTGGGACATGTCGAGGGAAGATGATGAAGAGGAAAGCAAGAAAGATGTCTTTGATGATAACTTGAGACTTCTCCAGCTACTTCTACCTGGTATTCCTATGCTGGATTCTGTAGATCTTGAAACTAAGACAGATGCTGCCGGTAGTAATGTT CCAAGTCCAGCAAGAGTTCTCCTGTCCCTCCGTGAACAATCTTTGGCATTGCAACAAGGAGAGTTCTCCCTGCTgaaggaaaacaaacatttgaagAAGAACGTTTTTGCAATGCTGAGAAGTTTTCAAGAAGAGAAGCGATACCTAGTCATCTGGAATTTTAACAATGCTACCGTCAGTTTAGACTTTCATCTATTATCCATAGAAGGCAGGTGGGTGTTCAGGTCCGTGACATCATCAGATTATAACACCGTTAGACTGAGAAATATCGATAACGTTCAGCCATTAGAATTCGGTGTAATTGAATTACCCTGA
- the LOC139971513 gene encoding uncharacterized protein isoform X1 translates to MGIAEKKMMSLQNSQDPDGFYEMDELEGLLRDEDFDDKDTESDGSEEVIYQHSPHYLSYERKRYLQGLPAKSLIRQIVKRWEDEGSPLPFYLFWPWSFIRNFLYSIFLMGWLAVTVAAFWPVIRMMLFPGTCVDDGVQRDWWLDGSILKVHLDPGSSLTLYSDKAELESLREYDVNCIYLSSPHWWAGILSANEPSTCAKTVDTIQKLSDACRLHEIKLMMGIYISTSKALLENQAQVDLCNNATSAADGPVDLSVSASEVEDEEFIYHFLINAGISGFYIADSDELTPGEINKVIDTITLVKNHSSTNILFGMNHNPDARFPPEFAFTGVNLNTSMFTLAETLSKSIDGHLEEVPLSSTLWDMSREDDEEESKKDVFDDNLRLLQLLLPGIPMLDSVDLETKTDAAGSNVPSPARVLLSLREQSLALQQGEFSLLKENKHLKKNVFAMLRSFQEEKRYLVIWNFNNATVSLDFHLLSIEGRWVFRSVTSSDYNTVRLRNIDNVQPLEFGVIELP, encoded by the exons ATGGGTATTGCTG aaaaaaaaatgatgtccTTACAAAATTCACAAGATCCTGATGGGTTCTACGAGATGGATGAACTTGAGGGACTTCTCAGGGATGAGGACTTTGACGATAAGGATACTGAGAGTGACGGTTCCGAAGAGGTCATTTATCAGCATAGTCCACATTATCTCTCCTACGAGCGTAAAAGATACCTGCAAGGTCTTCCAGCCAAAAGTCTGATCAGGCAAATAGTCAAGAGATGGGAAGATGAAGGATCACCTTTACCCTTCTACCTATTCTGGCCATGGTCTTTCATCAGGAATTTCCTGTATAGTATTTTCCTTATGGGATGGTTAGCAGTGACCGTGGCTGCTTTCTGGCCAGTCATTCGAATGATGCTGTTCCCAGGGACCTGTGTAGATGATGGCGTACAGAGGGACTGGTGGCTGGATGGATCCATTCTTAAAGTTCATCTAGATCCTGGTTCATCTCTGACACTTTACAGTGACAAAGCAGAATTGGAATCACTCAGGGAGTACGACGTGAATTGTATTTACCTGTCCTCACCACACTGGTGGGCAGGCATTCTCTCAGCTAATGAACCATCTACTTGTGCCAAGACTGTTGATACCATCCAGAAACTATCAGATGCTTGCAGACTCCATGAAATTAAGTTAATGATGGGCATCTACATCTCAACATCTAAGGCACTACTTGAG AATCAAGCTCAAGTCGATCTCTGTAACAATGCTACATCTGCTGCGGATGGTCCCGTGGATCTCTCTGTATCGGCAAGTGAAGTGGAGGATGAAGAATTCATCTACCATTTCCTAATCAATGCAGGAATCAGTGGGTTCTACATAGCAGACTCTGATGAACTGACTCCAGGCGAAATAAACAAAGTTATAGATACCATCACACTGGTCAAGAATCACAGCAGTACTAATATCTTATTCGGCATGAACCACAACCCTGATGCCAGATTTCCTCCAGAATTTGCATTTACAGGTGTCAATTTGAACACATCGATGTTTACATTGGCAGAGACTTTAAGCAAGTCGATCGACGGCCATCTTGAAGAGGTTCCGTTATCATCGACACTGTGGGACATGTCGAGGGAAGATGATGAAGAGGAAAGCAAGAAAGATGTCTTTGATGATAACTTGAGACTTCTCCAGCTACTTCTACCTGGTATTCCTATGCTGGATTCTGTAGATCTTGAAACTAAGACAGATGCTGCCGGTAGTAATGTT CCAAGTCCAGCAAGAGTTCTCCTGTCCCTCCGTGAACAATCTTTGGCATTGCAACAAGGAGAGTTCTCCCTGCTgaaggaaaacaaacatttgaagAAGAACGTTTTTGCAATGCTGAGAAGTTTTCAAGAAGAGAAGCGATACCTAGTCATCTGGAATTTTAACAATGCTACCGTCAGTTTAGACTTTCATCTATTATCCATAGAAGGCAGGTGGGTGTTCAGGTCCGTGACATCATCAGATTATAACACCGTTAGACTGAGAAATATCGATAACGTTCAGCCATTAGAATTCGGTGTAATTGAATTACCCTGA